Part of the Bacteroidota bacterium genome is shown below.
ATTAAAGAAAAAACAAAGTTTGAATTTAGAAGTGTTAGAAAAGCAAAATTTGCTGATGAGAAAAACACTAAAGTAAATAAAAAAACGGCTGAAGAGGATTTAAACTTTGGCGAAATAAGATTAAACAGATTTATAGCCAATGCGGGTATTTGTAGCCGTAGGGAAGCTGATACTTTAATAACTGCAGGTTTAGTTACTATTAACGGAGTAGCGGTAACTGAAATGGGGTATAAAGTAAAAGCGGGCGATGATATTAGATACAATGGCGAAAGGCTTTCGGTTGAAGAAAAAATCTATATTTTAATGAACAAGCCTAAAGATGCCATTACTACAGCTGTAGATCCTGAAGGCCGTAAAACTATATTTGATTTAATTGAAGGCCGATTAGCACAAAGAGTTTTTGCTGTTGGCCGTTTAGATAGAAACACTACTGGGGTACTTTTATTAACCAATGATGGTGATTTAGCACAACGCTTAATGCATCCGAAATATGAAGTAGAGAAAGTATATATAGCTACTTTAAATAAGGATTTAACTAAAAACGATTTATGGCAACTGGCAGGTGGTGTGGAGTTGGAAGATGGTATGATAAAACCTGATGCAGTGGCTTATGCTGAAGAAAGCAAAAAAGATGTAATTGGTGTGGAGATTCATAGTGGCCGTAATAGAATTGTACATAGAATGTTTGAACACATGGGTTATTTGGTTGACAAACTAGATAGAGTAGCTTATGCCGGTTTAACTAAATCGAAATTGAAACGTGGAGAGTGGAGGGAGTTAACGGAGAAAGAATTAAAAACTTTAAGACGTAACGTAAAGATAGCTTAATGCAATAAGCATGCTTGGATTAAAATTAGCCACTGACCCACGTTGGGTAAATATAGCTGAAAAACAAATTGATGAAATACTAACAGACCATGCTTACTGTGAACAAAAAGCAGCAAGCAGCGGTATTTCTTTAATCATTAATTTTCCGGAAAAAGACAGAATTGTTGATGAGATTACTTCCATTGTAGCGGAAGAATGGGGTCACTTTCGTAAGGTGTTAAAGGAGCTTGATAAGCGAGGTTATAAACTAGGCTTACAACGTAAGGATGATTACGTAATTGAGTTGAAAAAACTAATTCGTAAAGGTGGTAGCAGAAACCAGCAAATGTTGGATAAACTTTTGGTGTTTGCCATGATTGAAGCCCGCAGTTGCGAAAGATTCAGGTTGCTATCATTACATATAAATGATGCTAGTTTAAAACAGTTTTACCATGAGTTTATGGTGAGTGAAGCGGGTCATTACCGTGCCTTTATTGATTTAGCCAATCATTATTTACCTGAACAGGAAGTTAAAAACAGATGGAATGAAATATTGGAAGCGGAAGCCAATATATTAGCCGGATTAGAGCTTAGGGGTGACAGAGTACATTAAGCACTCAACTAAATTATTCAAAAATTTTATCAGGCTCTGGTACTTTAAATACTAAAAAGTTGGTACCAAAAAAATTGAGCATTACGTTTAACAGTATGGATATGATATTGGACACGAAAGGGCCATTATCGTTAAGCCAATTGGCCGATAATGTCCAACCCATAGATTCAACCAACTCTGCCAAATACTGGTGAGGTAGTAAATAATGGTCGCACAAAAAATTAAAGCCTAAGTATATAAAAAAGGTTACTGCGTATACCAGAATATATTTTACTAAATATTTTTCTCCATCGTCTGCCTGATCTACATAAGTCCATAACTTATTCAGTGTAAAGCCTACAAAAAATCCCATTATCCAACCAATGGCTTTGGTTAATAAATTTAATGCGGGAAACTGTAACGACAATAGCCAGAAAACCAATAAACTTACCAATGTACTTGATGTACCTACTATACCAAATTTAATAAATTTTTTGGCTGTAGGGTATTGGGCAAACCATTTTCTAATATGCTTAATCGTAGCTATTATCATTTTTTCGTGCGCAAATATATTGATTATCGCTTCAAATACCGATTTTCGTTTTTATGAAAAAAATAATCTTTGCCTTCATTGCTTTACTCTCCACTATTGTTTCTATAGCACAACCAAACGGCTATTCTCACAGCAACGATACGAGCACTTTTATTTTCAATGAAAATGACTATGGTATTGTGGCTAAAAACAGGGTAGTAGTTACGGGTGTGTTTAGGAACTGGAGTCAGGATATGGACGACCAACATTGGCAGCTGCAAAGACAAACTCAACGGGTATGGACATTGAAAATATACAACCCGAACTTTGAAATTATTAAACCAAGTATGGCTTTTAAATATAGAGTTGACGAAGGTAAATGGCTTGACCCACCGAAAGGGGCAGACAATACAGATGGAGGAAATCTGGTGTTTATGAAAGGGGTAGAACCGCTTGCCATAAAAGCTACTTTAGTTGCTGATAACAACATTGAAGTTTCATTAACGGGTCTGTCAAAAAAAACATTGCTTACCGTCAATGATTTTGTTTTAACGAATGCCAAGAATGAAAAAATTGATTTAAATAATTTAGCACGTTATAATAGTTCTTTTGATACGCTTACAACAAGTCCCGATAAAGACAAAGGAAACTTAATTTTTAACTTACTATCTAAGGGAGCTGTAGACAAACGCAGGGTTTACTACTTGGAAATACCTAAGCTTAAACTTAAAACTTTATGTACTTACGATGGCTGGTTTAAAGATTTAAGAAGTTTCAAAACATTGGGTGCTACTATTTCTAATGATAGCAGCTTTACGCTGTTCAGGGTTTTTGCACCAAGGGCTACGCAAGTAAAGCTTTATTTATACCAAGCTAATACTGATACTATACCTTTTTCAACTATTGATATGCAAATAGATAGACAGGGGATTTGGGAAGCTACCGTTATGCAAAATTTAGCAGGTACTTGGTATGATTATACGGTACATGGATTTGACGACCCGGGTAATTCGTTTTACGAAACCAACCCTGTTCATATTAGCGACCCTTATGCCCGTGTGAGCGATGATGGTTTTGGCAAATGTATGGTAGCTTATAAAACAAAACCTGCTAAGCCTTTAAAAATTGGTAGACCGCGTTTAGAAGAGGTAATAGCTTATGAGGTACATGTACAAGATTTTACTGACTTGTTACCTATTAACAACAAGTTACAAGGAACCATTGCTGGTATGGCTATTCCCGGTTTAAAAAACACCAAAGGCCAAGCCATTGGGTTTGATCATTTGGTAAAGCTGGGTATTAATGCTGTGCACTTAATGCCTGTACAGGAAATGTTACACTGGCCTAAAGACGAATGGGAAAAGGCATTTAACAAAGACCCTTACATGGTTGAACAAGGGGTAGCAACAGAAAATTACGACTGGGGTTACCGTACATCGCATAGTTTTGCTATCGAATCTAGGTATAGAATTAAAGGAACTAAACCGGGTGATGAACGTTTACAATTCAGGGACGTGGTTCAAAAATTCCATGACAAGAATATAGCTGTTATTGTTGATTTTGTTTTTAACCATACTGCCGAAAATATGGATGGAAGAAGTTACTTATTTCATTTCAATGCTTTTGATAAACAATATTATTACCGCACTAAAAATTTAAACCATATTGGTGAGTATGGTAACGAAACTAAAAGTGAAAACCGATATATGACACAGCGTTGGATTATTGACCAATGCAAACATTTTATTGAAGAATTTGGTGTAGATGGCTTTAGAATTGACCTAGCCGGACAAACGGATAAGGAAACGTTGTTGGCTTTAAAAGCGGCTTTACCTAAAGACATTATTATTTATGGTGAACCCTGGATTGACAGCAACGACCCTGAT
Proteins encoded:
- a CDS encoding alpha-amylase family glycosyl hydrolase produces the protein MKKIIFAFIALLSTIVSIAQPNGYSHSNDTSTFIFNENDYGIVAKNRVVVTGVFRNWSQDMDDQHWQLQRQTQRVWTLKIYNPNFEIIKPSMAFKYRVDEGKWLDPPKGADNTDGGNLVFMKGVEPLAIKATLVADNNIEVSLTGLSKKTLLTVNDFVLTNAKNEKIDLNNLARYNSSFDTLTTSPDKDKGNLIFNLLSKGAVDKRRVYYLEIPKLKLKTLCTYDGWFKDLRSFKTLGATISNDSSFTLFRVFAPRATQVKLYLYQANTDTIPFSTIDMQIDRQGIWEATVMQNLAGTWYDYTVHGFDDPGNSFYETNPVHISDPYARVSDDGFGKCMVAYKTKPAKPLKIGRPRLEEVIAYEVHVQDFTDLLPINNKLQGTIAGMAIPGLKNTKGQAIGFDHLVKLGINAVHLMPVQEMLHWPKDEWEKAFNKDPYMVEQGVATENYDWGYRTSHSFAIESRYRIKGTKPGDERLQFRDVVQKFHDKNIAVIVDFVFNHTAENMDGRSYLFHFNAFDKQYYYRTKNLNHIGEYGNETKSENRYMTQRWIIDQCKHFIEEFGVDGFRIDLAGQTDKETLLALKAALPKDIIIYGEPWIDSNDPDYNKNPNWHWYKNDAPICYFNDDTRNAYKGPVFELTDKLKHRGWAGWNLEERDNVIKGLSCSFSTQKNINSAINYLDIHDNYALADQFATTDFDGRFGVDEANYKIAATLLFTTPGPIVLHGGSEFMRSKGHAPLKEVVKEIPSGKIYFHGKRDTYNMRTANQFIWENIGKDKTNGNTLTKPYQNSNFKNMLAYWKGLMQLRTTILQPIIDTFPSLHRNESSRSMPSVTYKQDYIQFVTPNNKALLAYLIGGKILVLINNDAQANTFDLKELHLTGKWKQVADINEVNIYGLKINKSFNEPLAPGSLGIWVKE
- a CDS encoding tRNA-(ms[2]io[6]A)-hydroxylase, encoding MLGLKLATDPRWVNIAEKQIDEILTDHAYCEQKAASSGISLIINFPEKDRIVDEITSIVAEEWGHFRKVLKELDKRGYKLGLQRKDDYVIELKKLIRKGGSRNQQMLDKLLVFAMIEARSCERFRLLSLHINDASLKQFYHEFMVSEAGHYRAFIDLANHYLPEQEVKNRWNEILEAEANILAGLELRGDRVH
- a CDS encoding GtrA family protein, with translation MIIATIKHIRKWFAQYPTAKKFIKFGIVGTSSTLVSLLVFWLLSLQFPALNLLTKAIGWIMGFFVGFTLNKLWTYVDQADDGEKYLVKYILVYAVTFFIYLGFNFLCDHYLLPHQYLAELVESMGWTLSANWLNDNGPFVSNIISILLNVMLNFFGTNFLVFKVPEPDKIFE